The Euphorbia lathyris chromosome 8, ddEupLath1.1, whole genome shotgun sequence genome has a window encoding:
- the LOC136204078 gene encoding uncharacterized protein, producing the protein MQAPDQIQNSQQFVQIEDCCFPNIPNLSHSIPFTHQLFHQQDETLLHPQLQQPPPDSPVFPVKFKLDLHKSVPEPPQVTLPGWHPQQDSTCIKQPFWKQLSNKQHCENEEQHFEVNKSKDLENKNRLFGELEAIYIQTASDAQNTATINHVSEISTATLKKRKRRKLKENLSSMAGFMESFVKQMMDHQEMLHNKLLQVIENLEKERSEREEERRRQQTANYNREAITRAHEYSLASTREAQIVSYIEKITGESINLPVTQI; encoded by the exons ATGCAGGCTCCAGATCAGATCCAGAACAGCCAGCAATTCGTGCAAATTGAAGATTGCTGCTTCCCCAATATTCCAAATCTAAGTCATTCCATTCCCTTCACTCATCAATTGTTTCACCAACAGGATGAGACATTATTGCACCCTCAATTGCAACAACCGCCGCCGGACTCACCAGTTTTTCCGGTCAAATTCAAGCTGGACCTCCACAAAAGTGTCCCAGAACCGCCCCAAGTAACGCTTCCTGGTTGGCATCCGCAGCAAGATTCTACCTGCATCAAACAACCCTTCTG GAAACAGCTCAGTAATAAGCAACATTGCGAAAATGAAGAGCAACATTTTGAGGTAAACAAAAGCAAGGATTTGGAGAATAAAAACAGACTTTTCGGTGAGCTTGAAGCTATTTATATTCAAACGGCTTCTGATGCCCAAAATACGGCTACCATTAATCATGTGTCGGAGATTTCCACTGCTACACTTAAGAAGAGGAAAAGGAGAAAATTGAAGGAAAATTTGAGTTCAATGGCTGGATTCATGGAAAGTTTTGTGAAGCAAATGATGGATCACCAAGAAATGTTGCATAATAAGTTGTTACAAGTGATAGAAAATTTGGAAAAAGAGAGGTCAGAGAGGGAAGAAGAAAGGAGACGCCAACAGACTGCAAACTACAATAGAGAAGCTATAACCAGAGCACATGAGTACTCACTTGCTTCAACTAGAGAAGCACAAATTGTTTCATACATTGAAAAAATTACAGGCGAAAGCATCAATCTTCCTGTCACTCAGATCTAA